Within Vicia villosa cultivar HV-30 ecotype Madison, WI linkage group LG1, Vvil1.0, whole genome shotgun sequence, the genomic segment TGCTAATCAAGGTCCAGAAATAGAggcagaaaaagaaagaagaacaaagagaaaattAGATCTTCCTACAATCAGTGAAGAGCAGAAGGAAGATGAGACGAAGAAACAGAAGGAAGAAGGATAAGCAGATAAGAAGAAGCATAATAAGGAtgataagaaagaagaagagaaataaaaagaagaaagataagaagaggaaagaaaaggaagaaaagaaatAAGTAGAAAAGAAGTTGGAGAAGAATGATGTTGAAAAATAAAAGCAGAAGGAAGtggaaaagaagaaggaaaagttAAAAGGAAAGCAGAAGGTAGTGATacagaaggagaaaaagagaaaggCAGTAGGAGAAGGACCTCCTAAGAAGAAGCAACGAGGTCCAGATATTgtaatttctgaacctgattctgattttgtttttaattcaaaGAATGTATCATTAGAGGATAACCTAGAaattcaaccagaaaaagcctctaCTAAGCTtcctccaaccaccaaagttctcactCCTGCTCcttcacccaagtctaaaggcacTACGCCTATTCTTGATTCTGTACCCCCAGCTTCTGAACCTATCCTTGAAGCCACACCCCTTAACACCATCATTCCTCCTCGtgcaaatatatccacttctcaacctcctcctcacctCAATTAAACTCTTGTAGACACTGTTGTGCTCTACCCTTTCACACATTCATATGTTGAACCATCTGATTCTAATTCTTTCACCCGCCTCTTGAACAAATATCGTAAACCTAAACCTAACCATGTTGTTGTGGTTTTAGACTCAGATCATGAAGCTGATTCCTCTCAACCTCCCTCTCAACCACCCTCTTCTGAAACATAATTTGTTTTAGATAGAGTTCCTCAATTATATGCCCTATCTTACCCAGATAAACCAATCTCTTCTCTCCATCTCCAAATACCTAATCCTACTCCCAGACCATCACCTCCTAGACCTTCTGTTGATACATTTTTTGAATTATTAACCCTTAAGGTCAGAACAGGTttagatgctctgaaggttgcACATGATGCCAAACTGGATCATGTTGCTGCTAGGAAGCTCTGGAGAACTTTCAGAAGGGAGATTCAGTCTGTTCTTCTGGATCTTCAGCAAGACTGTCTAGATATTGCTCCTGGACCTTCTGGATTCCTtctggagtatgatgatggaagatactaccatcccatcaccagctggaagcctcttgaagagaaggagtttgtGGATGAGCTTGCAGAAGAAGAGAATCCTCTGGCAATCGTTGTATGGAAGCCACACTCCTACAAGGTTCTTAATAGAGACTTTCAGTTTTTATTCAGAAGTTAAATATCCTCCAGAACCAGAGACTCCTATCCCTCTAGAAAATTTGGCTGCAATTCTTGAAGGCCTAGAACATCCTGCTGAaaagattcctgttgaggaaaatcatgaagaaGTTCTTATGGTTGAAGTTGATGCTGCAAATCCTCTTGTTCTGGACAAAAGCTTTGATGTTTCTCTTGATGGTCCTTCTGCTTCTGTGCTGATAAACACTATGAAGgagctccaacagaatcaagctaccTTGGCTCTTCGTCTAGACAAGCAAGAGGATACAAACGCTGAGTTTAAATCCTTCATGCAGGATCAGAAGGAAGCTACAAggaagcaagttgaagacactactgagattaagaaccttctggctgTCTTAGCTTCTAggtttagccagtcgtagtctgccTTGCGTCTTAGTGTGTTTTCTTGTTTTCTGCATCTGCGTGAATTGCATTTGATTCTGTACCCTTATCTTCTGATGTTTTCAATGAAAAATTATctgttctttcttcactctgtgtgttttgttcatctgaatatttatgctttttgatgttatgacaaaaagggggagaaatatgataattgaattggtttataatatcagttgctaggattaagtctcaacatttcctaacattatttgcaagttttctgtctttgatagttttttgCAGGGATGAGATATTCTGAAAAAACTCAaagtgagaagcaaatacatgggaaaaGTAACTCTAAAGCTCCtgaagatttgaagcaagctaagtgctctGAAGTTTCAAATCCAGAAGCAAGAAAtgctgagatcagaagcaagaagaatgctctgatacaatcaagtatgctctgatacaatattcaattgattacaaagagaaattcaaagctctgcaaCTGTCCAATGaaagctctgaagagaagctctgaatgttctgaagttctattcaaagtgaaagtctcaactgaaatgaaaaatactcagggaagtcttttatttataaattcttctagtattaatttcagggggagattgttaatctcagggggagacatattcacacactctgattatatgcttatgctatatctgtgtaattgtctttgttcatatgatattctggatacaaattcatatcaattatatatgtttttatcatcatcaaaaagggggagattgttagaacaagaattgttatgatctatattttgtgttttgatgataacattatatatgaattttgtataagataatatgGTTCTccaatcctttacattttccatttcaggaaatatataaagagtatgcacaaatcagcgctcagaagcaactaactctggaagttctggatggcttcatcagaacatgctctggcaagacatcagaagatgatcaagcAGAATAAGAACGTGaaatgaaagcatcagaagaacgaagtcagaagcagaagcactgaagttctgaatggtatcacgctcaagctcttcaaagtcaaaagacaagaagatgctctgcaccaagctgttgactctgaaattcaaacgttgttatctacaaaatctgattCCAGAAGTAAGTACAAGGTGGaaggctgaaacgtctaatctctgactgaaaaaaggaacgttagaagctacaaaaggcaaagtcagtaaaagcaggaaaagcaaggctcgaggtagttgacaaaagtgtgaaacattaaatgcagagctgtactattcacgcaaagcattaaatgctcccaacggtcatttcctcttagcgcctataaatagaagttttgctcagaagcaaagtagaacacttgtgcaaaatacggaaacactgtcaaaatcaaagctcacgaacttcatcttcaacctcacaaactcttgtaatatttagtgagtgttaagcctagaacttaagagaaatatcacagttgtgattacagctttattagaagcaatctatactcttgtaaacattattttacattgtttgtaaaaggttcctagagtgatcaagttgtgatctgtagactctagaagacttagaggttatttaagtggaaaaccattgttatcagttggattagtggattaaatcctcagttgaggtaaatcactctaagggggtggactggagtagtttcgttaacaacgaaccatgataaaaataattgtgttcattgtttttatcttacaagtttttgaagtcacacttattcaatcccccctttctaagtgtttttctatccttcaatgtcttgcttatccctctagCGGGAGTACCTTTTATAGCCTTGATTTGGTCCTTAGAACCTCATCAAAGCGGTGTCTTTTGAACTTCTCATCGTTACAAACGTTTCTTGCGTATTTATTATCGAGTCATGAATGACATATTTAAGCAGCAGTTATGGCCGAGTAGTATGTAATAGCTAGGCATTATGCCTGAGCTGTGTTGTGACCTTTCATACGCTCATTAGTACGCGTCCTATACTTGGAATTCGGCTAGTACCTATCGGGCGATGTGGGTACTTGGATGTGGTCTAAGAGACCCTCAGCTGACTCATATAATACTTCAATCCATGGTTCATTCCAAGTCGCGTCCTTGTAAACATCCCGAGTATGGAACatgaataaataataatttcatttttcgttgatatataaattattagaattcatatcatacaaagaatatgataaaCTATACATACAATATTTGTTGATTTATTAATGATGTTTGGTTTAGTTCGGTTTGCAAAATAGAAactgcaaaccgaaccaaaccgcgcaattttattagaaaataaCCCAAATGCATTCGaatcaaatgcggttttttgggGTTTCGATTTAGTTCAATTCgattttgcggttttctattgggccgATTCGGTTTTGAACACCTTGGTTGAAGAAATTATTGGCGATCTGATCACTTAATAGAGCAATTGTGACAATGCAACGAAAATGGTTTGAGGAGTCTGACTTGTAATTTCGTGAGAATCAAAAGGTCGTTCTCACATACGCTACCACTATTTCAATGTGGAACTGGAAATTGATGACGTGTTGATTGTAAAATATAATACATCGGTGTGGGTCTCTTGGTACATAAGAACGGGAAAGTATACATCATTAACATTCTAACGCCGAAGTCAATAATATCACGAAAGGGCAACTTTACAAGAGTCAATAGAATTATATACAATTCCGGTctaatttataagaaaaaaaacaaagacaAATTTAGCTCCAAGAAAAGCTCAAATGTATGAACAATGCTATAATTACATCAAAGACAATAGAACATGGCATCAGTTAAAGTGAAGGTGGGCATAACATACACCAGAGCTGCCTCAACAAAACAAAGATTTAACTCCAAGAAAAGCTCAAATATTTTCAGAGTCTCATCCCAAATCTGCAAACAAAACAAAAGAGTGTCATCTCTTAATTGAATTGCATAATGTAACAACTTATAAACCAATCTCCTCATATAAAGTTGGCATCCAACACAATTATACTAGTTTCTCTAACTTTACAAGTTGGTTATGTGATTACAGTAccgatacttgttcttaattttAACCGCTGAAACATATTGCCTTAAATGTCACATTTCCAAAAAACAACTTGAGCAACAAGACAAAGTCACACTTTCATAATAGCTTATAGTTCAAAAATCCAAACCCAACAGTTGAATGCATGATAGAATATGAAAAACCAAAAACTATTACTTACATATTATCCATAAACTATGAGTTCACATGTTGGAGAGGCCTTTGGGCATAGAGACAttcttctttgttttattttgcacgGGATTTCGATTTTCATGGATTGTAAAATTCTTGCATTCTTCAAAATATATGTTGGTAACATAAGGAATAGAATGCTCTCAATAGTGCAACTTCTAAGTTGCGATAAAAGGCATTGTGGCACACACTCCGGATCCACCCAAGTTTCTGGATAATCTTCAAGAAATTCCCTCTTCATTCCTTCCCTTATCCCATGACAGTCCTGTTAATAGGAcactaaaacaaaataaaccaAAACATACTTAAGAGAAATGATAAACCAAATAAGATTATTAAACTTAACCACCTCGTAAAgtttgagattttgaagcttgGGGCACTGGTGGAGCACTTTTCCAACCAATTCCCAACTATTGTGGAGCTCGAGGGAGGTCAAATTATGAAAGATAGGGCCCTGGGGTTGATTCACCTATATTATCCAGAAAAGAAAAACTTGAGAGGAAATAAATCTATTTTTGCTACTCACACCTATAAAATTAGTTAAGTGACTGACCTTGTATGCTTGGTGAGACAGTAAATAGCCTAAGCACAAAGACTTGGAACTAGTGAGTGCTTCCAGCGGTATGCATGACCACGGACTATAACTGATAGTTGCTGTAGTCAATTTGGGTAACCTTAAACTTCTAAATTCCTGGAAGATGACAGACTCCTCCTCCTCCATACAACCCAACAATACATAACATACCTCTAAATCCTCGAGAATTGGACTTGCAGACAGAAGCAGCAAAAATTCTCTAGCTCCTTGGGGCTCAGGAAAAATAATCCCTCTCAAATGAAGGGTTTTGAGCGAGGGAAATCCAACCGAAGAAAAAGCAAAACCCTCTAGGCAAAACCACCAGAGTTCGAGCCTTACAAGAGTTTTGCTAGCGAAAATACTAGAGGGCAATTTTGGTCGCAAATGATAACCAATTTCATCCAAATCTATATGAATAAGAAGGTTTTGGATTTTGCATTGAACAAGAAAATTGATCCATTTGAATAGATTGTGCACGTGGAGACAAGTGGGAGTACAGTCCAGGGAGAAATCTTTGATGAAACGAGAGCCAACAGCGTCTCGCGAATCCAAAACGGAGTTGACTGAATCTTCGAAGCTATCAGCTTCGATGCCGATGAAATCAATACTATCACACAATTTCCATAGATTAATCCACCTCTTGCTCAGTATGCCTGTGGAAACCGCCTTTTTGGTGGTAAGAAAAGAGAGAATGCGACCTAGAACTTCTTCCGGTAAATCGCTGATCTTATCTGGTTTGGAAATCTCTTCGCGACATAGAACTTTTTCTGGCAAACCACAGATCTTATCTGCTTCGGAAATTACATGTCGATGCATTTTTATAATTGTAAACAAGATGAATTTTTCTTACGATTAGGGTTTGCTGGGTTTGTTTGGTTTTATATAGCCGACAACACTTACTGTGCGTTAGATTCACATTAAAGTACAGGACAAACAAGCCCTTGAGTTACAAGACAACTATTTGTCTTGTGTTTTGTTTAACAAATTATTATGGTCATCACAAACAAAATAATATCAACTTTACCAGCGTAAATGTtatatatatttcatatttttataattatattcatttatttgttaatttatattttttttaattgacgaataaatatataaatgtacaaagtaattataaaatttaacatattccaaattaaataataaaaatccttaatttttgttactacaatatttgcttataatattttgaGATGTATTAAACACTATCCGAAATTATGCTACACATTTCTAAATGAAATATAATTTctacatatatttcaaatttatttattttatcaaaggTGCGTTCGttcatttattttatcaaatttatttattttatcaaatgaAATATAATATTCATTTATTTGTTACTACATATAtttaacaaacccgtgcgttcgcacgggttctggtatgggactgtcatatcccaaaatttgccctcttatattcaatcaaaggtccctctattcatcttcaatggctcaagtttcaaaggcttactcaggtcactctctcctaatcaaagatctccagaactagggttttcattttaaggcctcaaatggatctcaaggtgtctcacatATATCAAATTATCTCCATGCCAATTATCAAACTTCAATCCCAAGGCTTTTCCATTCaaaggctcagatgatcaataatcgaccatgttgacctaaaagtcaactatagtcaaagtacggtcaaacttcaagatttttggtcaacatcaagtatgtgaggctatatccatcatttgatcaaaggttgatcataatccatcaatagaaactcagaaatgaacaaatgcaaaaggttcaaattagggtttcttaaggagtatcaaaaatttcccaaccaaagcctacttcaaaggaaatttgattctctacaactttgatgttgggcccaagatcaagaagtgcaccatttgggagatatggtcaaagagattataggtcttCCTAAAAGTCAATGAAgtataccttttgggtcaaagctcataacttgagcatggaaacttcaattgagatgaaaccaaagacatcatttagaggactctctaagttTTCTAAAATGATCAAGAATTCCTCCATAAAGTTAGAATTAAGAGAGATATGCATGATGGAAATTGAGCAATTTTAGGAGGAGCGTGAAACCCTAATTGACAAAAACATGattttggactaatgggcttaGAATTCTGATTTCAAATATGACCATGGCCCATAAAAGGacttttgaaaactttattttatttttattacatttattttgtttaattgaatttttattcattttaacatttataaattatataaatatgaaataaatggtTTTTAAATCAAAGATTGGTTTTTTAATCAAGTTTCAACAATCCAAATGTCAAATAAGGATACAAATCTCCTGCAagagagattggaaagagatgagAATAATTTGAACCAAAAATAGCAAGATTATATACAagttcaaatcaaatctttttttaAAGGAAGAGAAGATATTTCTCCATGGAATTAAACCTAATTCTCTCCCATATATATAACAAACCTTGCAGCTGCACCAAGGGGGGGAGGAAGACGAAAATCATAAAGGAAAAGAGGCTAGGGTTCCATATTAAAAGCCACACAAATTTATCAAAACAAAAAGGCGAATGGGCAGGCCTCCTGAGATTTTTAAAACGATTCTATCACGTTCCAGAGGTAAAGGAGAGGTGAGGGGGATCTTTTGAAGATCCCCATGCTCGCCATACAGTGGCATACACGTTCATGTTTCCTTTGAAAT encodes:
- the LOC131625728 gene encoding F-box/FBD/LRR-repeat protein At4g00160-like, with protein sequence MHRHVISEADKICGLPEKVLCREEISKPDKISDLPEEVLGRILSFLTTKKAVSTGILSKRWINLWKLCDSIDFIGIEADSFEDSVNSVLDSRDAVGSRFIKDFSLDCTPTCLHVHNLFKWINFLVQCKIQNLLIHIDLDEIGYHLRPKLPSSIFASKTLVRLELWWFCLEGFAFSSVGFPSLKTLHLRGIIFPEPQGAREFLLLLSASPILEDLEVCYVLLGCMEEEESVIFQEFRSLRLPKLTTATISYSPWSCIPLEALTSSKSLCLGYLLSHQAYKVNQPQGPIFHNLTSLELHNSWELVGKVLHQCPKLQNLKLYEDCHGIREGMKREFLEDYPETWVDPECVPQCLLSQLRSCTIESILFLMLPTYILKNARILQSMKIEIPCKIKQRRMSLCPKASPTCELIVYG